A genomic segment from Polyangium mundeleinium encodes:
- a CDS encoding DUF4180 domain-containing protein has product MEPVIVDEGGVTVVEGQPDQAFLTSARDVDRVIEACFGSSAGCVLLYASNLPAAFFDLSSRVAGDMLQKLRNYRIRLAVVCPPGSVSYSSRFGEMVTEENRGEHFGVFETRAEAVEWIHAFA; this is encoded by the coding sequence ATGGAGCCTGTCATCGTGGACGAGGGGGGTGTGACGGTCGTGGAAGGCCAGCCGGACCAGGCGTTCCTGACGAGCGCGCGGGATGTGGATCGCGTGATTGAGGCCTGCTTCGGAAGCAGCGCAGGATGCGTCCTTCTTTACGCGTCGAACCTGCCGGCGGCCTTCTTCGACCTCAGCTCGCGCGTGGCCGGGGACATGCTGCAAAAATTGCGGAACTATCGGATTCGGCTCGCCGTGGTATGCCCTCCGGGGAGCGTCAGCTATAGCAGCCGGTTCGGCGAGATGGTCACCGAGGAGAACCGCGGCGAGCATTTCGGGGTATTCGAGACCCGTGCCGAGGCCGTGGAATGGATCCACGCCTTTGCCTGA